The Vicinamibacterales bacterium genome has a segment encoding these proteins:
- a CDS encoding ADOP family duplicated permease — MRPLYRLVRGLRALFSPTRIDRELDDELRGFLDHSIEDKMSRGATRDAATRAARLELGSAAAVKDRVRDAGWETHAELLWQDVRHALRTLRRTPSFTVVAVALLAAGIGINTALFTLLDAVVLRPLPVREPHQLVEPLTRYPGDPRRNGFSWAFYEQLRDRNTVFSDVVGLAPARFQTPDGSGGFESLDGNYVVGSFFPALGVQAAAGRLIGPEDATPGAPPVVVVSWAYWKRRFNLSPSILGSQLVLDGSAATIIGVAPRAFTGLLRGVTPSIWVPVTRPMGLGLIARLKPGVSIEQAAAELRVLHRSRLEDMARSTKDPQWLRADTELASAAAGLSALRDRFATPLLVLMLAVGVLLLLACTNIGSMLLARAEARRHEMAVRVSLGAGRWRLARQVLIESALLAGAGVAIGGALASAGAAALLRRLMSGRLPPGWPATVDLPLGPDVRVLLFTAAAGSIAVLLFGLAPAWRAFTSPAVAPLRQTGTSMPRSRRGAAHALVATQIALSIALVAGALILAGHLSRLLNQDLGFQRRGVLIVSLNPQGSRLDRAQLSQAYRVLLDRLQAIPGVTSVTVSAVTPIAGGAASRFVEVEGRADDGNDRSRVALNWVAPRYFATFATPIAAGREFTFEDSGRPGVAIVNQAFARHYFGAASPIGRRLIMERETQAFEIVGVAADAKYADLREPAPRTVYLHAFQQRVFSDFALRTSLPPASLAPVVRSTVTEVVPAVKIAAVTTLDDQLNRSVVIERLMTALSTSFAVAGAVLAALGLYGLLGYTVTRRTGEIGLRLALGATRNDVLRMVLGGALRLALAGAAAGVPLAWWTARIAAGLVPGLEAGSLVPIAAASVALIAVALLAAYLPARRAARVQPADALRHG; from the coding sequence ATGCGGCCGCTGTACCGCCTTGTCAGGGGACTCCGCGCGCTGTTCTCGCCGACCCGGATCGATCGCGAGCTGGACGACGAGCTGCGAGGCTTTCTCGATCACTCGATCGAAGACAAGATGAGCCGCGGCGCCACCCGCGATGCGGCCACTCGCGCGGCGCGCCTGGAACTGGGAAGCGCCGCCGCGGTGAAGGATCGCGTGCGCGACGCCGGATGGGAGACGCACGCCGAGCTGCTCTGGCAGGACGTGCGGCATGCCCTGCGCACGCTGAGGCGGACCCCCTCCTTCACCGTGGTCGCCGTTGCGCTCCTCGCCGCCGGCATCGGCATCAACACGGCGCTCTTCACGCTGCTGGACGCCGTCGTGCTCCGGCCGCTGCCCGTGCGCGAGCCGCACCAACTCGTCGAGCCGCTCACCCGCTATCCCGGCGATCCGCGCAGGAACGGGTTCTCGTGGGCGTTCTACGAGCAGCTCCGGGATCGCAACACGGTCTTCAGCGACGTCGTCGGTCTCGCGCCGGCGCGGTTTCAGACGCCGGATGGATCCGGCGGCTTCGAGTCCCTCGACGGCAACTACGTCGTCGGTTCGTTCTTTCCGGCGCTCGGCGTGCAAGCCGCCGCGGGCCGGCTGATTGGCCCTGAAGACGCGACGCCAGGTGCGCCGCCGGTCGTGGTCGTGAGCTGGGCGTACTGGAAGCGGCGTTTCAACCTGAGTCCCTCGATTCTTGGAAGCCAGCTCGTGCTCGATGGGTCGGCGGCGACGATCATCGGAGTTGCGCCGCGCGCGTTCACCGGGCTGCTGCGCGGCGTCACCCCCTCCATATGGGTGCCGGTGACGCGCCCGATGGGACTCGGGCTGATCGCCAGATTGAAGCCGGGCGTCTCCATCGAGCAGGCAGCGGCCGAGCTTCGGGTGCTCCATCGATCGCGGCTGGAGGACATGGCGCGGAGCACGAAGGACCCCCAGTGGCTGCGCGCCGACACGGAGCTCGCATCCGCCGCGGCTGGACTCTCCGCGCTGCGCGATCGCTTCGCGACGCCGCTCCTCGTGCTGATGCTGGCGGTCGGGGTGCTGCTGCTGCTCGCCTGCACCAACATCGGCAGCATGCTGCTGGCGCGGGCGGAGGCGCGTCGGCACGAGATGGCGGTCCGTGTCTCACTGGGCGCGGGACGCTGGCGGCTGGCACGGCAGGTGCTGATCGAATCGGCGCTGCTCGCGGGCGCCGGCGTCGCGATCGGCGGCGCGCTCGCGTCGGCGGGCGCCGCGGCGCTGCTGCGGCGGTTGATGTCCGGACGTCTGCCACCCGGCTGGCCGGCGACTGTCGATCTGCCGCTCGGGCCGGATGTCCGGGTGCTGCTGTTCACGGCGGCGGCGGGATCGATCGCGGTGCTGCTGTTCGGCCTGGCTCCAGCGTGGCGGGCGTTTACTTCGCCGGCGGTCGCGCCTCTACGCCAAACCGGGACGTCGATGCCGCGCTCGAGGCGCGGTGCCGCACATGCGCTCGTGGCCACACAGATAGCGCTCTCGATCGCGCTCGTCGCCGGTGCGCTCATCCTCGCCGGCCATCTGTCCAGGCTGCTCAATCAGGACCTCGGGTTCCAGCGTCGAGGCGTCCTGATCGTCTCGTTGAATCCGCAGGGGAGCAGGCTCGATCGGGCGCAGCTCTCCCAGGCGTATCGGGTTCTGCTGGACCGGCTGCAGGCGATACCGGGAGTGACGTCCGTAACCGTGAGCGCGGTCACGCCGATTGCCGGAGGCGCGGCGAGCCGGTTCGTCGAGGTCGAAGGGCGCGCCGACGATGGAAACGATCGCAGCCGCGTGGCCCTGAACTGGGTGGCGCCGCGGTACTTTGCGACCTTCGCGACGCCAATCGCCGCCGGCCGCGAATTCACCTTCGAGGACAGCGGCCGCCCCGGCGTGGCGATCGTGAATCAGGCATTCGCCCGCCACTACTTCGGCGCCGCGAGTCCGATCGGGCGGCGTCTGATCATGGAACGGGAAACGCAGGCGTTCGAGATCGTCGGCGTCGCCGCCGACGCGAAGTACGCCGATCTGCGCGAGCCGGCGCCGCGAACGGTCTACCTGCATGCGTTCCAGCAGCGCGTGTTCTCCGATTTCGCCTTGCGCACGTCGCTCCCGCCGGCGTCGCTCGCGCCCGTCGTCCGCAGCACGGTGACCGAGGTGGTGCCCGCGGTGAAGATCGCCGCAGTGACGACGCTCGACGACCAGCTGAATCGATCGGTCGTGATCGAGCGGTTGATGACCGCGCTGTCGACGTCGTTCGCGGTGGCCGGTGCCGTGCTGGCGGCCCTCGGGCTGTACGGGCTGCTCGGCTACACCGTGACGCGTCGCACCGGCGAAATCGGTCTGCGGCTGGCGCTCGGCGCGACCCGGAATGACGTCCTCCGCATGGTTCTCGGCGGCGCGCTCCGTCTGGCACTTGCCGGCGCCGCGGCCGGCGTGCCGCTCGCCTGGTGGACCGCACGCATTGCCGCCGGGCTCGTGCCCGGGCTCGAGGCGGGATCTCTCGTGCCGATCGCGGCGGCGTCGGTCGCGCTGATCGCCGTCGCCCTGCTCGCCGCATACCTGCCGGCGCGGCGCGCGGCGCGCGTCCAGCCGGCCGATGCGCTTCGCCACGGGTAG
- a CDS encoding PadR family transcriptional regulator codes for MGKEAASDLVQGTLHMLILKTLALEPMHGYGIGVRLEQISKGVFRVNGGSLFPALRRLERDGLIAGDWRVTENNRRAKYYALTAAGRTRLRREARDWEQQTAAIARIMQASTGEL; via the coding sequence ATGGGGAAAGAGGCGGCGAGCGACCTGGTCCAGGGAACCCTGCACATGCTGATCCTGAAGACGCTGGCGCTGGAGCCCATGCACGGCTACGGCATCGGCGTGCGGCTCGAGCAGATCAGCAAAGGGGTCTTCCGCGTGAATGGCGGATCGCTGTTCCCGGCGCTGCGGCGGCTGGAGCGCGACGGCCTCATCGCGGGTGACTGGCGGGTCACCGAGAACAACCGCCGCGCCAAGTACTACGCGCTGACCGCGGCCGGCCGGACGCGGCTGCGCCGGGAGGCACGCGACTGGGAGCAGCAGACGGCGGCGATCGCCCGGATCATGCAGGCCTCCACCGGAGAGCTCTGA
- a CDS encoding SMP-30/gluconolactonase/LRE family protein, which translates to MRFAPALIVAAAASLLAQSPAQPPAGPPPGPDSQVQPGTPAGEVIKAEFDQSKVYPGTWREYWVYIPKQLDRAKPAPVMVFQDGLQYNAPVVFDNLIHKKQVPPLVGVFVMHGRVRAPHAEALDRMNRSFEYDSVSEDYARFLIDELLPHVAKTHGLSLSSDPNDRAIAGNSSGAIAAFAAAWQRPDAFRRVFSAIGTYVGLRGGNAFPVLIRKTEPKPIRVFLQDGSADLNNYTGNWFVANQDMQSALEYSGYDVKHEWGDGAHNGRHATALFPDALRWLWRDYPAPIKANPEGKSRQDVFQTLIPGEEWQLVTEVQRNTDGPAVNDRGELFFSEPGSNRIHKVGLDGKVIVFAENTSGANGMMFGPDGRLYAGATRSRQIVAYDPSGRTAVVAQDVAVNDLAINVKGDLYFTDSAAKRIWYVPKGGTPRVVDEGIESPNGVMFSPDQTLLYVSDHAAQLSWAFQIQPDGSLAHKQKYFYVHMPDAATRSSADGMVADTNGSVYIATALGVQIFDQIGKCHAIIPAPARGSLSSVKFGGPNLDELYITNAGKVFKRKVKTKGVVSWRPPVKPAPPRL; encoded by the coding sequence ATGCGTTTCGCACCTGCCTTGATCGTCGCGGCGGCCGCGTCGCTGCTCGCCCAGTCCCCCGCCCAGCCTCCCGCAGGCCCCCCGCCCGGGCCTGACTCACAGGTCCAGCCGGGAACGCCGGCCGGGGAGGTCATCAAGGCGGAGTTCGATCAGAGCAAGGTGTACCCGGGGACCTGGCGCGAATACTGGGTCTACATCCCGAAGCAGCTCGATCGCGCGAAGCCGGCGCCGGTGATGGTCTTCCAGGACGGGCTGCAGTACAACGCGCCCGTCGTCTTCGACAATCTCATTCACAAGAAACAGGTTCCGCCGCTGGTCGGCGTCTTCGTCATGCACGGCCGCGTCAGGGCGCCGCACGCGGAAGCGCTCGACCGGATGAACCGCAGCTTCGAGTACGACTCGGTCAGCGAAGACTACGCGCGCTTCCTGATCGACGAGCTGCTCCCGCACGTGGCCAAGACGCACGGGCTGTCGCTGTCGTCCGATCCGAACGATCGCGCCATCGCCGGCAACAGCAGCGGCGCCATCGCCGCGTTCGCCGCGGCATGGCAGCGCCCGGACGCGTTCCGCCGGGTGTTCAGCGCGATCGGCACCTACGTCGGCCTCCGCGGCGGCAACGCGTTTCCCGTCCTGATCCGCAAGACGGAGCCGAAGCCGATCCGCGTCTTCCTGCAGGACGGCTCCGCCGATCTCAACAACTACACCGGCAACTGGTTCGTGGCCAACCAGGACATGCAGTCGGCACTGGAATACTCGGGGTACGACGTGAAGCACGAATGGGGCGACGGCGCGCACAACGGGCGGCACGCAACCGCGCTGTTTCCCGACGCGCTGCGCTGGTTGTGGCGTGACTATCCCGCGCCGATCAAGGCCAATCCGGAGGGAAAGTCACGGCAGGACGTCTTCCAGACGCTGATTCCGGGAGAAGAGTGGCAGCTCGTGACCGAGGTGCAGCGCAACACAGATGGTCCGGCGGTCAACGACAGGGGGGAGCTCTTCTTCAGCGAACCCGGCAGCAACCGGATCCATAAGGTGGGACTCGACGGCAAGGTCATTGTGTTTGCCGAGAACACCAGTGGCGCCAACGGCATGATGTTCGGTCCCGACGGGCGCCTCTATGCCGGCGCGACGCGCAGCAGGCAGATCGTCGCCTACGACCCATCGGGCAGGACGGCGGTCGTGGCGCAGGACGTCGCGGTCAACGACCTCGCGATCAACGTCAAGGGCGATCTCTACTTCACCGACTCGGCGGCGAAGCGGATCTGGTACGTCCCGAAGGGCGGCACGCCGCGCGTCGTCGACGAGGGGATCGAGTCTCCGAATGGCGTGATGTTCTCTCCGGATCAGACACTGCTCTACGTCTCGGATCATGCTGCGCAGCTCTCGTGGGCCTTCCAGATTCAGCCGGACGGCTCGCTGGCCCACAAGCAGAAGTACTTCTACGTGCACATGCCTGATGCGGCGACGCGCAGCAGCGCCGACGGCATGGTGGCCGATACCAACGGCAGCGTCTACATCGCCACCGCCCTGGGCGTGCAAATCTTCGATCAGATCGGCAAGTGCCACGCGATCATCCCCGCGCCGGCGCGCGGGTCGCTCTCGAGCGTCAAGTTCGGCGGGCCGAACCTCGACGAGCTCTACATCACGAACGCCGGCAAGGTGTTCAAGCGCAAGGTGAAGACAAAGGGGGTGGTGTCATGGAGACCACCCGTCAAGCCCGCGCCGCCGCGGCTGTAG